In Gossypium arboreum isolate Shixiya-1 chromosome 5, ASM2569848v2, whole genome shotgun sequence, a single genomic region encodes these proteins:
- the LOC108452585 gene encoding cytochrome b561 and DOMON domain-containing protein At4g12980-like, with amino-acid sequence MINPSKKGKTKMQSFALNTIFILISLSYLSIVVSSSKPLNPCNGDFLHTQAYRQMQNQTNTTHCKKLSSLQAQFAWNYHKTSHNQTQLNILIGTKSITNMGWLAWGINPDLPRMVGTRAIIAVKVPNQITPSVNTYNITKDIQLGCKFQPSGIDFMVQNMTVVDDKDVGFFSVFATLVLPQRYNVSSLNHVWQVGYCVDGLEPKMHETSLGNLDSKEVLDLETGDCQNIGQHRRHMRKIHGILNIIGWGTLMPIGVIVARYFKQFPIKLDPCWYYFHYCCQVVGYILGTAGWGLGLFLGHESKYYTFHSHRVLGICIFGFTTLQILAFQFKPTQEDEYRKHWNVYHHFLGYALLVMIPVNIYKGIKLLKPNNITWKWTYNGILVLLGVVVLALEIVTWAIFLYKKCCKKTVEEPSPRRVEIEEDNKGQTKEGSSSRTIEVQE; translated from the exons ATGATCAACCCATccaaaaaaggaaaaacaaaaatgCAATCCTTTGCTTTGAATACAATTTTCATACTGATCTCTCTATCCTATCTTTCCATTGTTGTTTCTAGTTCCAAACCTTTGAATCCATGCAATGGTGATTTCTTACACACCCAAGCTTACAGACAGATGCAAAACCAAACAAACACCACCCACTGCAAAAAACTCTCATCATTACAAGCTCAATTCGCTTGGAACTACCACAAAACCAGTCACAACCAAACCCAACTCAACATCCTCATAGGCACCAAGTCGATCACTAACATGGGTTGGTTAGCATGGGGCATTAACCCTGACTTACCAAGAATGGTTGGGACTAGAGCTATAATTGCTGTTAAAGTCCCAAACCAAATTACTCCATCGGTGAACACTTATAATATCACCAAAGACATACAACTTGGGTGTAAATTTCAACCTTCGGGGATTGATTTCATGGTTCAAAACATGACGGTTGTTGATGATAAGGATGTTGGGTTTTTTTCTGTGTTTGCTACTTTGGTTCTACCTCAAAGATACAATGTTTCGAGTTTGAACCATGTGTGGCAAGTTGGGTATTGTGTAGATGGACTGGAACCCAAGATGCATGAGACGAGTTTGGGGAATTTAGATAGCAAAGAGGTTTTGGATTTGGAGACTGGGGATTGTCAGAACATTGGACAACATAGGCGACATATGAGAAAG ATCCATGGGATTTTGAACATCATAGGATGGGGAACATTGATGCCTATTGGAGTGATTGTTGCAAGGTACTTCAAACAATTTCCAATTAAACTTGATCCTTGCTGGTACTACTTTCATTACTGTTGCCAAGTTGTTGGTTACATCCTTGGAACCGCTGGCTGGGGACTTGGACTATTCCTCGGACATGAATCCAAATACTATACCTTCCATTCGCACCGCGTCCTCGGCATTTGCATTTTTGGGTTCACTACCTTGCAA ATATTAGCATTTCAATTCAAGCCGACCCAAGAAGACGAGTATCGAAAGCATTGGAATGTTTATCACCATTTCCTTGGGTATGCATTACTTGTAATGATCCCAGTGAATATCTATAAAGGGATTAAATTACTAAAGCCTAATAATATAACTTGGAAATGGACATACAATGGGATCTTAGTGTTGTTAGGAGTGGTGGTTTTGGCTCTTGAGATTGTCACTTGGGCTATATTCTTATACAAAAAATGTTGCAAAAAAACGGTGGAAGAACCAAGTCCAAGAAGGGTTGAAATTGAAGAAGATAATAAGGGGCAAACTAAGGAAGGATCAAGTTCAAGGACAATTGAAGTTCAAGAATGA
- the LOC108451946 gene encoding uncharacterized protein LOC108451946, protein MAAPAVEGVAVTALRSVLFRVRQAAERAGTQPERVRVVAVSKTKPVSLIRQIYDAGHRCFGENYVQEFVQKAPQLPEDIEWHFIGHLQSNKVKTLLGGVPNLAFFEGVDNEKIANHLDRAVSSLGRNPLKIFVQVNTSGEPSKSGIDPSGCVRLAEHVKSHCPHLEFSGLMTIGMPDYTSTPENFRTLSKCRVEVCKALGMTEDQCELSMGMSGDFEQAIEMGSTNVRIGSTIFGPRDYSKKQPN, encoded by the exons ATGGCGGCTCCGGCAGTGGAGGGAGTAGCCGTGACGGCCCTCCGATCGGTCCTATTCCGAGTCCGACAGGCAGCTGAACGGGCGGGTACTCAACCAGAACGGGTCCGGGTCGTGGCCGTTTCGAAGACTAAGCCCGTGTCACTCATCCGCCAAATTTATGACGCCGGTCACCGCTGTTTCGGCGAAAATTATGTCCAAGAATTTGTTCAAAAAGCCCCTCAG CTGCCTGAGGATATTGAGTGGCATTTTATTGGACATTTACAGAGCAACAAAGTTAAAACCCTTCTCG GTGGAGTGCCAAATCTAGCCTTTTTTGAGGGTGTTGATAATGAGAAG ATCGCAAACCATCTTGACCGTGCAGTTTCGAGCCTTGGGAGAAACCCtttgaaaatttttgtacaaGTAAATACAAGTGGAGAACCAT CAAAATCTGGGATAGATCCATCAGGTTGTGTTCGGCTTGCAGAACATGTTAAATCGCATTGTCCGCATTTGGAGTTTTCTGGTTTAATGACGATAGGGATGCCAGACTACACATCAACACCGGAGAACTTCAGG ACACTATCAAAGTGTAGAGTTGAGGTTTGTAAGGCACTCGGAATGACAGAAGATCAATGCGAGCTATCGATGGGCATGTCCGGTGACTTTGAACAAGCG ATTGAAATGGGGAGTACAAATGTGAGGATTGGGTCCACCATTTTTGGACCAAGGGACTATTCAAAGAAGCAGCCAAATTGA